From Erwinia pyri, a single genomic window includes:
- a CDS encoding GolD/DthD family dehydrogenase: MSSEYDVNLRYGVDSNMDLSGKVAVVTGGLGGIAMASNQMLLEKGASLALLYPAFEQEKVGDVAGQFAEERVQFVQCDVTDPASVEQAIEQVEAHYGQIDILVNCAGYVMLQPVLETEFAEWQKQVAVNLTGPFLCSQAVAKRMVKAGKGGKIINIASQAASIAIDNHVAYTSAKAGLLGMTKVMAKEFAPHKINVNTLSPTVVLTPMGEKAWRGEKGEAMKQLIPLGRFAYTDEIAAAVLFFASNGSDMITGADLMIDGGFTIW, translated from the coding sequence ATGAGTAGTGAATATGATGTCAATCTGCGCTACGGCGTGGACAGCAATATGGATCTGAGCGGCAAAGTGGCGGTGGTCACGGGCGGGCTGGGCGGCATCGCCATGGCCAGCAACCAGATGCTGCTGGAAAAGGGGGCGAGCCTGGCGCTGCTTTACCCGGCGTTTGAGCAGGAGAAAGTTGGCGACGTGGCGGGGCAGTTTGCTGAGGAGCGCGTGCAGTTTGTGCAGTGCGACGTGACCGATCCCGCCTCCGTTGAGCAGGCCATTGAGCAGGTAGAGGCGCATTACGGCCAGATCGATATTCTGGTGAACTGCGCCGGCTATGTGATGCTGCAACCGGTGCTGGAGACAGAATTTGCCGAGTGGCAGAAACAGGTCGCGGTCAATCTTACCGGCCCGTTCCTCTGCTCGCAGGCGGTAGCGAAACGGATGGTCAAAGCGGGAAAAGGCGGAAAAATTATTAATATCGCCTCTCAGGCTGCCTCCATCGCTATCGATAACCATGTGGCCTACACCTCCGCCAAGGCGGGGCTGCTGGGCATGACCAAGGTGATGGCCAAAGAGTTTGCGCCGCACAAAATCAACGTCAATACCCTCTCTCCCACCGTGGTGCTGACGCCGATGGGCGAAAAAGCCTGGCGGGGAGAGAAGGGGGAAGCGATGAAGCAGCTGATCCCGCTGGGGCGCTTCGCCTACACCGATGAAATTGCCGCCGCCGTGCTGTTTTTCGCCAGCAACGGCAGCGACATGATCACCGGCGCCGATCTGATGATCGACGGTGGTTTTACCATCTGGTAA
- a CDS encoding transketolase family protein has protein sequence MQDLRDAVIATLVDEQNNGANLSVMVADSTSTSKIAPFEKAFPDRVINVGIAEQNMIGMAAGMALSGRTVFTANAAPFLFARSNEQVKNDICYTETNVKMLGLNAGFAYGPLGATHHCTNDIAIARTFGNLQVFAPADAVQASAIVRYAIQHNGPVYIRMDSDKVPLLHGEEYEFVPGKPEVLQQGEETLVFCLGTLAHEALAAKDESITIVSLPSLWPLDEAAVVKLIGTHQQVITMEEHSLSGGLSSIIGEILHRHSLRQRFTALGIPPYEFTHSSSRAALRSQFRIDAQGLRTTLQHVVAAA, from the coding sequence GTCGCTGACTCAACCTCAACTTCAAAAATTGCCCCGTTCGAGAAAGCCTTTCCGGATCGGGTAATCAATGTCGGCATTGCTGAACAGAATATGATTGGCATGGCGGCAGGAATGGCGCTGAGCGGCCGTACCGTGTTTACCGCCAATGCCGCACCTTTCCTGTTTGCCCGCTCCAATGAGCAGGTGAAAAACGACATCTGCTACACCGAAACCAACGTCAAAATGCTGGGGCTGAACGCCGGCTTTGCCTACGGCCCATTGGGCGCAACGCATCACTGTACCAACGATATCGCTATCGCCCGCACCTTTGGCAACCTGCAGGTATTCGCCCCTGCCGATGCCGTGCAGGCCAGCGCCATCGTCCGCTATGCCATTCAACATAACGGCCCGGTTTATATCCGAATGGACAGCGATAAGGTGCCGTTGCTGCACGGTGAAGAGTATGAGTTTGTGCCCGGTAAGCCTGAAGTGCTGCAGCAGGGAGAGGAAACCCTGGTGTTCTGTCTGGGAACGCTGGCCCATGAAGCGCTGGCCGCCAAAGATGAGAGCATCACTATCGTCTCGCTTCCTTCGCTCTGGCCGCTGGATGAGGCTGCGGTGGTGAAGCTGATTGGCACTCATCAGCAGGTGATCACCATGGAGGAGCACTCGCTGAGCGGCGGACTGAGCAGCATCATCGGCGAAATCCTGCACCGGCACAGCCTGCGTCAGCGTTTTACCGCGCTGGGGATCCCGCCCTATGAGTTTACCCACAGCAGCAGTCGCGCTGCGCTGCGCAGCCAGTTCCGTATTGATGCACAGGGATTACGTACCACCTTACAACACGTTGTGGCGGCTGCCTGA
- a CDS encoding DUF2291 family protein, translating to MSGRVWLAMSVLVLGGCRIVSQQELADLKNPPNPQMANITSTYQQKIVPQVLKEAKPLGEVMKELAAAKTFDDACKQFGYRSQEENPCVFTVKVSGTVSVVNTTSRSGKMTVKDVSGQEVVVQIGPIIRGTALRDVYRGASYQDFNDQVMFGDYGKAINTLASNEVKKLQPKVGDSVEVDGVFSSWDLPQTPPDITPARVVRQQESAHGAE from the coding sequence ATGTCAGGGCGAGTCTGGCTGGCAATGAGCGTGTTAGTCCTTGGCGGCTGCCGCATTGTGTCGCAACAGGAATTAGCCGACCTGAAAAATCCCCCAAATCCGCAGATGGCAAACATCACCAGCACTTACCAGCAGAAAATCGTGCCGCAGGTGCTGAAAGAGGCCAAACCGCTGGGTGAGGTCATGAAAGAGCTGGCCGCAGCAAAGACTTTTGACGACGCCTGTAAGCAGTTTGGTTACCGCAGCCAGGAAGAGAACCCCTGTGTCTTTACCGTGAAGGTGAGCGGTACCGTGTCAGTGGTTAATACCACCTCGCGCAGCGGCAAAATGACGGTGAAAGATGTCAGCGGGCAGGAAGTGGTGGTGCAGATCGGGCCGATCATCCGCGGGACCGCGCTGCGTGATGTCTACAGAGGCGCCAGCTACCAGGATTTCAATGACCAGGTGATGTTTGGCGACTACGGCAAGGCGATCAACACGCTCGCCTCCAATGAGGTGAAAAAGCTGCAGCCGAAGGTGGGCGACAGCGTGGAAGTGGATGGCGTGTTCAGCAGTTGGGATCTGCCGCAAACCCCGCCGGATATCACCCCGGCCCGTGTCGTTCGTCAGCAGGAGTCCGCTCATGGCGCAGAGTGA
- a CDS encoding D-ribose ABC transporter substrate-binding protein, with the protein MNMRLTLLAVATACTFSHAALAADKGTIMIMVNSLDNPYYASEAKGANLKAQELGYKTSVLSHGEDVKKQSELIDAAIGKKVQGIILDNADSTASVAAIQKAKDAGIPVVLINREIPVDNVALEQITHNNFQAGSDVANVFVEKMGEKGKYAELTCNLADNNCVTRSKSFHQVLDQYTDMQSVARQDAKGTLIDGKRIMDSILQAHPDVKGVICGNGPVALGAIAALKAAGRNDVIVVGIDGSNDERDAVKAGTLKATVMLQAQAIAAQGVTDLDNFIQKGTKPEKQRVMFRGILISPENAAKVQDFNFKS; encoded by the coding sequence ATGAACATGCGTTTAACCCTGTTAGCCGTTGCCACCGCCTGCACCTTCTCCCACGCAGCGCTGGCAGCTGATAAAGGCACCATCATGATTATGGTCAACTCGCTGGATAACCCCTATTACGCCTCAGAAGCGAAGGGCGCCAACCTGAAGGCCCAGGAGTTGGGGTACAAAACTTCCGTGCTGTCCCATGGCGAAGATGTCAAAAAACAGAGCGAGCTGATTGATGCCGCCATCGGCAAAAAAGTACAGGGCATTATTCTCGATAACGCCGACTCCACCGCCAGCGTGGCCGCTATTCAGAAAGCCAAAGATGCCGGTATTCCGGTAGTGCTGATCAACCGTGAAATTCCGGTCGATAACGTTGCGCTGGAGCAGATCACCCACAACAACTTCCAGGCGGGATCGGATGTCGCCAACGTCTTTGTTGAGAAGATGGGTGAGAAGGGTAAATATGCCGAACTGACCTGTAACCTCGCCGATAACAACTGCGTCACCCGTTCCAAATCCTTCCACCAGGTCCTTGACCAGTATACCGACATGCAGAGCGTGGCAAGACAGGATGCCAAAGGCACCCTGATCGACGGCAAACGCATTATGGACAGCATTCTGCAGGCGCACCCCGATGTTAAAGGCGTTATCTGCGGTAACGGCCCCGTTGCGCTGGGCGCTATTGCGGCGCTGAAAGCGGCTGGCCGCAACGATGTGATCGTCGTGGGCATTGATGGCAGCAACGACGAGCGCGATGCGGTGAAAGCGGGCACGCTGAAAGCCACCGTCATGCTGCAGGCGCAGGCTATCGCCGCGCAGGGCGTGACCGATCTGGATAACTTCATTCAGAAGGGCACTAAACCGGAGAAACAGCGCGTGATGTTCCGCGGCATTCTGATCTCCCCGGAAAACGCCGCTAAGGTGCAGGATTTTAATTTCAAATCTTAA
- a CDS encoding ABC transporter permease: MNQKYLLYMYLLKARTFIALLIVVGFFSVMVPNFLTPSNLLIMTQHVAITGLLAIGMTLVILTGGIDLSVGAVAGICGMVAGALLTNGVPLWGGQVLFLNVPEVILVVAIFGVIVGLINGAVITRLGVAPFICTLGMMYVARGAALLWNDGSTYANLVGLPQLGNTGFAILGSGTLLGVYLPIWLMVGFLLLGLYITRKTPLGRYIYASGGNESAARLAGVPIVKVKVFVYAFSGLCAALVGLIVASQLQTAHPMTGNMFEMDAIGATVLGGTALAGGRGRVSGSIIGAFVIVFLADGMVMMGVSDFWQMVIKGLVIVTAVVIDQFQQRLQSKVVLMRRHEKKQAAAPLSEVSHG, encoded by the coding sequence ATGAACCAGAAATACCTGCTTTATATGTACCTGCTGAAGGCGCGGACGTTTATCGCCCTGCTGATCGTGGTCGGTTTTTTCAGCGTGATGGTGCCGAACTTTTTAACCCCTTCTAACCTGCTGATCATGACGCAGCATGTGGCGATCACCGGCCTGCTCGCCATCGGCATGACCCTGGTGATCCTGACCGGCGGCATCGACCTTTCGGTCGGGGCCGTGGCCGGAATTTGCGGCATGGTGGCGGGCGCGCTGCTGACCAACGGCGTGCCGCTGTGGGGCGGCCAGGTGCTGTTCCTCAACGTGCCGGAAGTGATCCTGGTGGTGGCGATTTTTGGCGTTATCGTCGGGCTGATCAACGGCGCGGTTATCACCCGCCTGGGCGTAGCTCCCTTTATCTGTACGCTGGGGATGATGTACGTCGCGCGCGGCGCGGCGCTGCTCTGGAACGATGGCAGCACCTATGCCAACCTGGTCGGCCTGCCGCAGCTGGGCAATACCGGCTTTGCCATTCTCGGTTCCGGTACCCTGCTCGGGGTCTACCTGCCCATCTGGCTGATGGTCGGTTTCCTGCTGCTGGGTCTCTATATCACGCGTAAAACGCCGTTAGGGCGCTATATCTATGCCAGCGGCGGCAACGAGTCGGCGGCACGCCTGGCGGGTGTGCCGATCGTCAAGGTAAAGGTCTTTGTTTACGCTTTCTCCGGCCTCTGCGCGGCGCTGGTGGGGCTGATTGTGGCTTCTCAGCTGCAGACGGCTCACCCGATGACCGGCAACATGTTTGAGATGGATGCCATCGGGGCGACCGTACTCGGCGGAACGGCGCTGGCGGGCGGGCGCGGGCGCGTCTCGGGTTCCATTATTGGCGCATTTGTGATCGTGTTCCTTGCCGATGGCATGGTGATGATGGGGGTCAGCGACTTCTGGCAGATGGTGATCAAAGGTCTGGTTATCGTCACCGCCGTGGTTATCGATCAGTTCCAGCAGCGTCTGCAGAGCAAAGTGGTGCTGATGCGTCGCCATGAAAAAAAGCAGGCGGCCGCGCCGCTCTCTGAGGTCAGCCATGGCTAG
- a CDS encoding FGGY family carbohydrate kinase: MARDLIVALDEGTSNVKAVVIDARGQVVTKASRPLTVETPHAGWVEQDGMTLLETSLAVIREVIRTVGENRVAALAISNQRETAMGWERETGKPIAPAITWQCSRSAPFCDRLRQDGQDETIRSVTGLPVATLFSASKMRWLLDNTADGAERAAKGEICLGTIDAWLLWHFTGGRQFRCDTSNAARTQLLNLQTGQWDEGMLALFGLPRIALPEIAPSSGLFGTTRGVSGIPDGLPILAMIGDSHAALYGHGLGAAGGVKATYGTGSSVMAPLLTPDTSITELATTVAWHDGERIVYGLEGNIPHTGDGVAWMAQATGLTDGKGEVLSRALHELPASIDSTLGVYFVPSLTGMGAPWWDNQARGVITGLSRGVTPAHLIRASLEAIAYQIADVIAAMRQHPDFHLQRLMVDGGPTQNPWLMQFQADLLGCPVARSSTPELSALGAGLLARRALEQLDEQQLSALLPEHEQWLPDETRHQQLAESWQGWRDAVQRTLWQPAAQSLRRTE; encoded by the coding sequence ATGGCTAGAGATTTGATTGTCGCGCTGGATGAAGGCACCAGCAATGTAAAAGCGGTAGTGATTGACGCGCGCGGGCAGGTGGTGACAAAAGCGTCACGTCCGCTGACGGTGGAGACGCCGCACGCTGGCTGGGTGGAGCAGGATGGCATGACGCTGCTGGAGACCTCGCTGGCCGTGATCAGAGAGGTGATCCGGACGGTGGGCGAGAATCGTGTTGCGGCGCTCGCTATCAGCAACCAACGCGAAACAGCGATGGGGTGGGAGCGTGAGACGGGTAAACCCATTGCGCCCGCCATCACCTGGCAGTGTTCGCGTTCTGCGCCATTTTGCGATCGGCTGAGGCAGGACGGCCAGGATGAGACGATCCGTTCGGTTACCGGCCTGCCGGTTGCCACGCTCTTTTCCGCCTCGAAAATGCGCTGGCTGCTGGACAATACGGCTGATGGCGCGGAGCGGGCTGCAAAAGGCGAGATCTGTCTGGGCACTATTGATGCCTGGCTGCTGTGGCATTTCACCGGTGGCAGGCAGTTCCGCTGCGACACCTCGAACGCGGCCCGTACGCAGCTGCTCAATTTGCAAACCGGGCAGTGGGACGAGGGCATGCTGGCGCTCTTTGGCCTGCCGCGGATTGCGTTGCCGGAGATCGCGCCTTCCAGCGGGCTGTTTGGCACCACCCGCGGAGTGAGCGGCATTCCCGATGGCCTGCCCATTCTGGCGATGATTGGCGACTCCCATGCCGCGCTCTATGGCCACGGCCTGGGAGCGGCGGGCGGAGTGAAAGCCACTTATGGCACCGGATCGTCGGTAATGGCGCCGTTGCTCACGCCCGATACCAGCATAACTGAGCTGGCTACCACCGTGGCCTGGCATGATGGCGAGCGTATTGTTTATGGCCTGGAAGGCAATATCCCCCATACCGGCGACGGCGTGGCGTGGATGGCGCAGGCCACCGGGCTGACGGATGGTAAAGGCGAGGTGCTGAGCAGGGCGCTGCATGAGCTGCCAGCCAGCATCGACTCGACGCTGGGGGTCTATTTTGTGCCGTCACTGACCGGGATGGGCGCGCCCTGGTGGGACAATCAGGCGCGTGGGGTCATCACTGGACTGAGCCGTGGCGTCACGCCAGCGCATCTGATCCGCGCCTCGCTGGAGGCGATCGCTTATCAGATAGCCGACGTCATTGCCGCCATGCGTCAGCATCCCGATTTTCATCTGCAGAGGCTGATGGTGGACGGCGGGCCGACGCAAAACCCGTGGCTGATGCAGTTTCAGGCCGATCTGCTCGGCTGTCCGGTTGCCCGCAGCAGCACGCCAGAGCTTTCAGCATTGGGGGCAGGATTACTGGCGCGGCGTGCGCTGGAACAGCTTGATGAGCAGCAGCTGAGCGCGTTGCTGCCTGAACATGAACAGTGGCTGCCTGACGAGACGCGTCACCAGCAGCTGGCCGAATCCTGGCAGGGCTGGCGTGACGCGGTGCAGCGTACGCTCTGGCAGCCTGCTGCACAATCCTTAAGGAGAACCGAATGA
- a CDS encoding YchO/YchP family invasin, with protein MRKFYPLRSLSGALVLIMAGGADSHYAQALTTDTRVADAPFDDPTRFSQSLPELGGGASDNSALEQRVAQAIKTIGEASMNSDDDQSLGSEAGQWAFNHFRDEATKRAETEGQNLLSPYGKASLSLMVDMEGSFDGTSAQLVTPWADNYRYLTFSQLGVQQTDYGLVGNAGLGQRWVAGDWRLGYNAFIDDMLESSQQRGSLGAEAWGDYLRFSANYYQPLSGWRDKTHLTTMRMARGYDITTQGYLPFYRQLGVSLSYEQYLGNNVDLFNSGTLGSNPAAIELGVSYTPVPLFTVTASHKTADTGETQDQFGLKMNYQIGVALSKQLSADNVAAARSLSGSRYDTVNRNNTPVMEFRQRKTLSVFLATPPWQVQPGETLPLKLQIRNANPITAISWQGDTQALSLTPPASNVNPQGWSIIIPAWDSTPGAANEYRLSVTLEDSKQQRVTSNWITLKLVPPVTLQNGAANSFDLMAP; from the coding sequence ATGAGAAAATTTTACCCCCTCCGCTCCCTGAGTGGCGCGCTGGTGCTGATAATGGCTGGCGGCGCTGACTCCCATTACGCGCAGGCGCTGACCACGGATACCCGTGTCGCCGATGCGCCCTTTGACGATCCCACACGTTTCAGCCAGTCACTGCCTGAGTTGGGCGGCGGTGCCAGTGATAACAGCGCGCTGGAGCAGCGTGTTGCCCAAGCGATAAAAACCATCGGTGAAGCCAGCATGAACAGCGATGACGATCAGTCACTGGGCAGCGAGGCGGGGCAGTGGGCGTTTAATCATTTCCGCGATGAAGCCACAAAACGCGCCGAGACCGAAGGGCAAAACCTGCTTTCCCCTTACGGAAAGGCGAGCCTGTCGCTGATGGTGGATATGGAGGGCAGCTTTGACGGCACCTCGGCTCAGTTGGTGACGCCGTGGGCGGACAACTACCGCTATCTCACCTTCAGCCAGCTGGGCGTTCAGCAGACGGATTACGGGCTGGTGGGCAATGCGGGGTTAGGGCAGCGCTGGGTGGCGGGTGACTGGCGGCTGGGCTATAACGCGTTTATCGACGATATGCTGGAGTCCAGCCAGCAGCGCGGCTCGCTGGGGGCCGAAGCCTGGGGAGATTATCTCCGCTTCTCGGCAAATTACTATCAACCGCTTTCCGGCTGGCGCGATAAAACGCATCTGACAACGATGCGCATGGCCCGGGGATATGACATCACCACTCAGGGCTATCTGCCGTTTTACCGTCAGCTCGGCGTCTCGTTAAGCTATGAACAGTATCTGGGCAATAACGTCGATCTCTTCAACAGCGGCACGCTGGGCAGCAACCCTGCAGCCATTGAACTGGGCGTCAGCTACACGCCAGTGCCGCTGTTCACCGTGACCGCTTCCCATAAAACCGCCGACACGGGCGAGACGCAGGATCAGTTCGGTCTGAAGATGAACTATCAGATTGGCGTGGCGCTCAGCAAGCAGCTCTCTGCGGACAATGTAGCCGCCGCCCGTTCGCTGAGCGGCAGCCGCTACGATACGGTAAACCGTAATAACACACCGGTGATGGAATTCCGTCAGCGTAAAACGCTTTCGGTCTTCCTGGCAACGCCGCCGTGGCAGGTTCAGCCGGGCGAAACGCTGCCGCTGAAGCTGCAAATCCGCAATGCCAACCCAATCACGGCCATCAGCTGGCAGGGTGATACCCAGGCGCTAAGCCTGACGCCGCCGGCCAGTAATGTTAATCCGCAGGGGTGGAGCATTATTATCCCGGCGTGGGACAGCACCCCGGGTGCAGCCAACGAGTATCGTCTGTCGGTGACGCTGGAGGACAGCAAGCAGCAGCGTGTCACCTCTAACTGGATCACGCTGAAGCTGGTGCCGCCTGTTACGCTGCAAAATGGTGCGGCTAACTCATTCGATTTAATGGCACCTTAA
- a CDS encoding YbhB/YbcL family Raf kinase inhibitor-like protein — translation MKRTLLSVSLLACATAVSAAPLFSLSSPDFNDNEVMAKTFAGNAKGNASCTGEGISPALSWTNPPQGTKSFALTLVDPVGAKGLGVNHLVAYNIPFQRTSFARGELSDGKGYTGGKNSPGTLRYYGPCPPAGTGQHHYNFTLIATDLPANGLGQGLTRDELLSKLKGHTLGAAGLIGRYGND, via the coding sequence ATGAAAAGAACGTTGCTCTCTGTTTCCCTGCTGGCCTGCGCTACGGCGGTCAGCGCGGCTCCCCTTTTCTCCCTGAGTTCGCCAGATTTTAACGATAATGAGGTCATGGCGAAAACCTTTGCGGGTAACGCTAAAGGTAATGCCAGCTGTACTGGCGAAGGGATTTCCCCCGCGCTGAGCTGGACTAACCCACCGCAAGGCACCAAAAGCTTTGCGCTGACTCTGGTGGATCCGGTTGGCGCGAAAGGACTGGGCGTAAACCATCTGGTGGCTTACAACATTCCGTTTCAGCGCACCAGCTTTGCGCGGGGAGAGCTGAGTGACGGGAAAGGCTACACCGGCGGCAAAAACAGTCCCGGCACACTCCGCTATTACGGCCCCTGCCCGCCAGCGGGCACCGGCCAGCATCACTACAATTTCACGCTGATCGCTACCGACTTACCGGCAAACGGGTTGGGTCAGGGATTAACCCGGGATGAGTTACTGAGTAAATTAAAAGGCCACACGCTGGGTGCGGCCGGTCTGATTGGACGGTATGGCAACGACTGA
- a CDS encoding SDR family oxidoreductase, protein MRRNFQGKTVVITGACRGIGAGIAERFASEGATLVMVSNAERVFETAEKLKAAHGGEILALQADITDEAQVQHLYQEAAARFGTIDVSIQNAGVITIDYFDKMPKSDFERILAVNTTGVWLCCREAAKYMVKQRSGSLINTSSGQGRQGFIYTPHYAASKMGVIGITQSLSQELAPWNITVNAFCPGIIESEMWDYNDRVWGEILSTAEKSYGKGELMAEWVQNIPLKRAGQPQDVAGLVAFLASDDARYITGQTINVDGGLIMS, encoded by the coding sequence ATGAGACGTAATTTTCAGGGCAAAACCGTGGTGATCACCGGCGCCTGTCGCGGCATTGGCGCGGGTATCGCAGAGCGCTTTGCCAGCGAGGGCGCCACTCTGGTGATGGTCTCTAACGCAGAGCGGGTCTTTGAAACCGCAGAAAAGCTGAAGGCGGCGCACGGCGGTGAAATCCTGGCTTTGCAGGCCGATATTACGGATGAAGCCCAGGTGCAGCATCTCTATCAGGAAGCTGCCGCGCGCTTTGGCACCATTGATGTATCGATCCAGAATGCTGGCGTCATTACCATCGACTACTTCGATAAAATGCCGAAATCCGATTTTGAAAGAATTCTGGCGGTCAACACCACCGGCGTCTGGTTATGCTGCCGTGAAGCGGCAAAATATATGGTGAAACAGCGCTCCGGCAGCCTGATCAACACCTCTTCCGGGCAGGGACGACAGGGCTTTATCTATACGCCCCATTACGCCGCCAGCAAAATGGGGGTGATTGGCATTACGCAAAGCTTGTCGCAGGAGCTGGCGCCCTGGAACATCACGGTGAATGCCTTCTGTCCGGGCATTATTGAAAGCGAGATGTGGGATTATAACGACCGGGTGTGGGGGGAGATCCTCAGCACGGCTGAAAAAAGCTATGGCAAAGGCGAGCTGATGGCGGAATGGGTGCAGAATATTCCGCTGAAGCGGGCAGGTCAGCCGCAGGATGTGGCGGGACTGGTCGCCTTCCTGGCGTCCGATGATGCGCGTTACATCACCGGACAAACCATCAACGTCGACGGCGGTTTAATCATGTCCTGA
- a CDS encoding sugar ABC transporter ATP-binding protein, with protein sequence MAQSEADLLTLAGQSEVIIETRNVSRIYPGVTALDQVDYRVYRNKVNVLIGENGAGKSTMMKMLAGVEVPSSGQILLDGQAVSLHSTQQAEKHGISIIFQELNLFPNMNVMDNIFIGNEFFQRGVINEKYQYQLAKALLERLELDVDPYASLGELGIGHQQLVEIARALSKDTRVLIMDEPTSALSQSEVKVLFNVIAALKRRGVTIIYISHRLEELMEIGDHITIFRDGRFISEREVRDASVPWIIEQMVGDKKKHFDYQAADQGETVLNVTGLTALAQNGGYKLNDVTFSLRKGEVVGIYGLLGAGRTELFKGLIGLMACQSGSVTLNGECLDKRNFQHRLKRGIALVPEDRKGEGVVELMSIKTNMTLSDLSLRGFRRALNLLHPRREEVRVNEMIERLAIKVSDAELPITSLSGGNQQKVVLGKALMTGPEVVLLDEPTRGIDVGAKTDVYHLIGSMAGQGLAVMFSSSELDEVMALADRILVMADGKITADLPRAEATRERLITASTPHD encoded by the coding sequence ATGGCGCAGAGTGAAGCAGATCTTCTGACCCTGGCCGGGCAGTCAGAAGTGATTATTGAAACCCGCAACGTGTCACGTATCTACCCGGGGGTAACCGCGCTGGACCAGGTGGACTACCGCGTCTACCGCAACAAGGTCAACGTGCTGATTGGCGAGAACGGCGCGGGAAAATCCACCATGATGAAAATGCTGGCTGGCGTGGAGGTGCCCTCGTCAGGGCAGATCCTGCTGGATGGCCAGGCCGTTTCGCTGCACTCCACTCAGCAGGCGGAAAAACATGGCATCAGCATCATTTTCCAGGAGCTGAACCTGTTCCCCAACATGAATGTGATGGACAACATCTTTATCGGTAATGAGTTCTTTCAGCGCGGCGTGATCAACGAGAAATATCAGTATCAGCTGGCGAAGGCTTTGCTGGAAAGGCTGGAGCTGGATGTCGATCCTTACGCCTCGCTGGGCGAGCTGGGGATAGGCCACCAGCAGCTGGTGGAGATCGCCCGGGCGCTGTCAAAAGATACCCGCGTGTTGATCATGGATGAACCCACCTCGGCGCTCAGTCAGTCTGAGGTAAAGGTGTTGTTTAACGTTATCGCCGCCCTCAAGCGCCGTGGCGTCACCATTATCTATATCTCCCATCGGCTGGAAGAGCTGATGGAAATTGGCGATCACATCACTATTTTCCGCGATGGCCGCTTTATCAGCGAGCGGGAAGTCCGCGACGCCAGCGTGCCGTGGATCATTGAGCAGATGGTGGGCGACAAGAAAAAGCATTTCGATTATCAGGCCGCTGACCAGGGCGAAACGGTACTCAACGTCACCGGCCTGACGGCACTGGCGCAAAACGGCGGCTATAAGCTGAACGACGTCACCTTCTCGCTGCGTAAAGGCGAAGTGGTTGGCATTTATGGCCTGCTGGGGGCCGGACGCACCGAGCTGTTTAAGGGGCTGATTGGCCTGATGGCGTGCCAGAGCGGCAGCGTCACCCTGAACGGCGAGTGCCTGGATAAACGCAATTTCCAGCACCGGCTCAAGCGAGGCATTGCGCTGGTGCCGGAAGATCGCAAGGGGGAAGGGGTGGTCGAACTGATGTCGATCAAAACCAATATGACGCTGAGTGACCTGAGCTTGCGCGGCTTTCGCCGGGCGCTGAATCTGCTGCATCCGCGTCGGGAAGAGGTCCGGGTCAACGAGATGATCGAGCGGCTGGCGATCAAGGTCAGCGATGCCGAACTGCCGATCACCTCCCTCAGCGGCGGCAACCAGCAGAAAGTGGTGCTGGGCAAAGCGCTGATGACCGGCCCTGAAGTGGTGCTGCTGGATGAACCCACGCGCGGCATAGACGTTGGCGCCAAAACGGACGTTTACCACCTGATCGGCTCAATGGCCGGTCAGGGACTAGCCGTGATGTTCTCCTCCTCGGAGCTGGATGAAGTGATGGCGCTGGCTGACCGCATCCTGGTGATGGCGGACGGCAAAATCACCGCCGATCTTCCCCGGGCTGAAGCCACCCGCGAGCGGCTTATCACCGCTTCCACCCCACACGATTAG